One segment of Danaus plexippus chromosome 10, MEX_DaPlex, whole genome shotgun sequence DNA contains the following:
- the LOC116766875 gene encoding LOW QUALITY PROTEIN: pyruvate kinase-like (The sequence of the model RefSeq protein was modified relative to this genomic sequence to represent the inferred CDS: inserted 1 base in 1 codon), with translation MYIHRKQIKQALDQRLWTKHSTSSIGYPQIVPLDSEVSADPHITVVEIQNLLEAGMSLVKIKIAQNSKGQSLRLLGKIDKATLACCTKYGVTNWPVATCIELKTCIVNTGTTEDRTKNICLKENSEVLLTYDMANLNKCNDNKIFIDNQYILTDIKVGGDIFIDGNNVIMKCISRIDHNTIKCIVTKNGTLNNXQCARQIKHSTPLLTKEDFQSIIFALEYQIDVVIVNYVRQADSIKEIKKFIKSKKVKRPVILSGICTEECLENIDDIIKESDGIIMSREYLPYETKASYMYRLANIQKWLSGKCIQAGKPFYISGGVFEIALKTGEFIDCEISDVTNALMDDVSGFLLKESSDSSVTFDVLKGINELCYTIDPLLTSKSKFHRIIDEVKMPVNAAEAAVIACATVANQTQANIIVIPTVSGTTMKYLHWMRPSCLIITVSPEIRTTRLLRTYRSVMPLLFTQEQQNEWSKAVEARIYFAIDYAVNRNWLMYGDTYITLERGSESTSFCDTVRVCKVSISKKTLVECEDGEDQKLSETFLY, from the exons CGGATCCTCATATCACAGTTGTTgagatacaaaatttattggaAGCTGGAATGAGTCTAGTGAAGATTAAAATAGCACAAAATAGCAAGGGTCAAAGTCTACGATTACTTGGGAAAATCGACAAAGCTACACTTGCCTGTTGTACTAAATATGGCGTCACAAACTGGCCAGTTGCCACGTGTATTGAATTAAAGACTTGTATCGTTAATACCGGTACTACGGAAGAT CGTACTAAAAACATTTGTCTAAAAGAAAATAGCGAAGTTTTGCTAACATATGACATGGCGAacctaaataaatgtaatgataacaaaatatttatcgataaCCAATACATTTTAACCGATATAAAAGTAGGTggggatatttttattgatggtaacaatgttattatgaaatgtatatCTCGAATTGatcataatacaataaaatgcaTCGTTACAAAAAACGGTACCTTAAATA AACAGTGCGCACggcaaataaaacattcaacacCATTGTTAACTAAAGAAGATTTTCAATCGATCATTTTTGCTTTAGAATATcag ATAGATGTTGTAATTGTTAACTATGTTCGCCAAGCGGATAGTATTAAAGAAatcaagaaatttattaagtccAAAAAAGTTAAAAGGCCTGTTATACTCAGTGGAATCTGTACCGAGGAATGTTTAGAAAACATTGATGATATCATAAAG GAAAGCGATGGAATAATTATGTCAAGAGAATACCTACCGTACGAAACAAAAGCTTCATACATGTATCGTCTCGCAAATATTCAGAAATGGTTATCAGGAAAATGTATACAG gCTGGgaaacctttttatatatctgGTGGTGTTTTTGAAATAGCTTTGAAAACAGGAGAATTTATTGACTGTGAAATATCAGATGTAACAAACGCTCTCATGGATGATGTCAGTGGATTCCTACTCAAGGAAAGTTCGGACTCTTCTGTGACATTTGATGTATTGAAAGGAATTAATGAGTTGTGTTATACTATTGATCCTTTACTCACGAGTAAGTCGAAGTTCCACAGGATAATTGATGag GTGAAAATGCCCGTCAATGCAGCAGAAGCTGCTGTTATCGCTTGTGCAACAGTCGCCAATCAAACACAGgcaaatattatagtaataccGACAGTAAGCGGAACGACAATGAAGTACCTACACTGGATGCGGCCGTCCTGCCTCATTATAACAGTGAGCCCGGAAATCCGTACCACGCGGCTATTACGAACGTACAGGAGTGTTATGCCGCTTTTGTTCACTC agGAACAACAAAACGAATGGTCCAAAGCGGTGGAAGCACGTATTTACTTCGCCATAGACTACGCTGTGAACAGAAATTGGCTGATGTATGGCGACACTTACATAACTCTTGAAAGGGGTTCGGAGTCAACCTCCTTCTGTGATACCGTCAGGGTTTGTAAAGTCAGCATTAGCAAGAAAACTTTAGTGGA aTGTGAAGATGGAGAAGATCAAAAATTGTctgaaacttttttatattaa